The Mycolicibacterium insubricum DNA segment CGGTCCAGCACGAAGTTGTGCCGGCCTTCCTCGCACGGCTGGCCGGGCTGGCACACCGGCTTGGTGTCCTCGATCTTCGGGTCCGGGTTCAGCGCGTCGAACGCGAACAGCATGTCGTCGATGTTGGAGACGCGGTAGAACCCACCGGGGACCGGATCGGTGATGCTGCCGCAGGATTTGCCGGCCACCCCCTTGCCGGTCGCGATCGCCGACAGCACGTCGAAGTCCTGGTCCGACTGCTGATCCCCCAGACCGACCGCCAGCATGACGATCTTCGAGGTGCGCAGCTGATCGGCCAGGCCGCCCTTCTTGCAGATCGCCTCGGTCGCGGCGGTGATGGCCTGGTTGACGCCGTCATCGCTGTTCAGGTCCACGCCGGGGGCGTAGCTGCGGGTACCCGGGCGCTTGGTGAAGTCGATCTTGCCGTCGGTGAACCAGGCGATGGCCTGGCACCGGTTGGCGTCGCCCTTGGCCCGGGTGGCCAGCTGGCTCCGCGCGCCGTCGAGCGCCTGGAAGTAGTCGGTGTCGGCGCCGGAGTTGTTGTTGGCCAGCTGCGCCAGCTGGTTCTTGACGTTCTCGACGGATCCGCCGTTGAGGCCGGTCCAGTCCTGGCGCATCTGGAAGTCCTCGGAGAACCCGGCGATGGCGACGTCGAGTTTGGCCGAGGTCCGGTCGGCGTAGCGGGCCAGCGTGTCCAGCAGGTACTGGCCGGCCTTGACCCGCGCCGCGGCGGGGTCGGTGTCTTTGAGGCTGCCGGACTCGTCGATCAGCAGCAGCAGGTCGCCGGCCTTCTGGCCGGCCAGGCAGGCGCCGTAGCGGTCGACGGCGCGGTTGTCGGCTTCGGCGCGGGCGATGCCGGCGAACAGGCCGGAGGAGGCCAGTCCGAACAGCAGCGCCAGGACCGCCGACAGCAGCAGGAATCGAGACAGAGCGGATCGCATCGGGGCTATAACCTTCCCGCCCACAGGGCGATCTGCCAGGCACCCAACGCGATGCCCACCGCGCTCACCGCGAGCACCGCCCAGTACCCGTTGGACAGCCAGGCCGGCGCGGAATAGACCGAGTTCATCCGGCGCTTGGTATCGGCCGCGCTGAACCAGGCCAGCATGCCGATCGCGGCGGGCCCGGCCAGCAGCCAGCCCAGCAGCGCCAGCACCACCGAGTTGTCCAGCGGGATGGCGACCAGGCCCAGGATCACTCCGAGGATCGCCACCCCGAGTGCGCCGAACATCAGCTTGGTCGGCGGTCCGGCCACCGTGAGGTCGCCGATCATCGGCGTGCCCTCGGATCCCCCGAATGGCGAACCGCCTGGTGCGATGACGTCGCCACCCGCGCCGAACGGGTCGAATCCGCCGCCTCCGGGGCGGGTCGCCGTCGGCGGCGGGTTGAAACCACTGGACTGCGGGTTGAAGCCGCTGGATTGCGGCCCGGCCGGCGGCGCCATCGGCGCGCCGAAGCCACCCGAGGGCGGCGCGGCCGAGGACTGACCGAAATCGCTGAAGTCGAACGGATTTGACGGCGGCATAGTTTTTCCGGATACCTCGTCAGTACTTATTCAGGCAGACCGCGAACGAGCGGTCCGGGGGCTCGGCGGCATAGGTGGTGTTGCAGGCGGAACCCGACGAGGCGATGGACACGACGGTGTACACCCCGCTCATGCTCTCGCAGTCCACCTGGAACAGGTCGAGCGCATAGGCGCCGGTATCGCGGGACTGGATCTCCACGCACATCCCGACGGTCGCCTGGCTCAGCTCGATCTTGTCCCGACGGCGCGCGGGCGCCTTCGTGGTGGCGGTGACGGTCTTGGTCGACGGCGCCACTGTGACCCCGGCCTTGCTGGTGGTCGCGGTGGTGGCGAGCGGCTGCGTCGGGCCGTCGTCGCTGGCGAAGAACAGCCAGCCGAAGATCGACGACAGGATCAGCAGGATGATCAGCGCGACGGTCAGCACGTAGCCGATCACCAGCCCGGCGATCGCCGACGGCCTGCCGCGCTCACCGGTTCGCTTGATCTGCGGCAACGCCAGATGACCCAGCACGATCCCGGCCGGCGGCAACAGCACCCCGAAGATCGGCGACAGGACCGCGTAGGTGTTCAGCTTGGGCTGCGCGGGAGGTACCCCCGGCGGAAATCCCGGCATACCGGGCATCCCGGTCCCGAAACCGGGCGTGCCGGTACTCACCGGCACCCCGTAGCCCATCGACGGACCGGCGTCCATACCCCCGAAGGGGTCCCCCATCTGCGGCCCGAACGGGTCGCCACCGTAAGTCACTGATGCAGTCTAACGAACCGCCGGTAACAGGCGTCGCGGCAAAAGGTCAACCCGCATATTTGACGTAGCAGGCGAAGACGGTCTTTTCGTGGTTGTAGAGCATGCTGGTGCGGCACTGCGCTTCCGTCGGTACGACGTCGGTCACCTGGAAGACCCCGTCACGGACCTCACAGCTGGCCCGGTACGCCTTGATGAACTGGGCTGACTCGCCCTCTTCCGGGTTCGGCCGCAGATTCTGGATCTCCACGCAGTCACCGACCCGCAGCTCCTCCACTCGCACCGTCGGCCGGGTGGTGGGTTCGACCGTCACCACGCTGGTCGAGGTGCGCGGCGGGGCTGTCGTCGTGGTCCGGGTGGTGGTGGTCGTCGACTGGTGCGGCACCGTGGGCTCCGATTCGCCGTGGCCGCGCAGCAACAGCAGCCAGACCAGCAGGGCGATGATCGTCAGCAGGATGATCACGTAGGACAGCGTCAGGCCCAGCACCGCGCGCCTGCGCCCGGCCTGGTTTCGCTCCTT contains these protein-coding regions:
- a CDS encoding DUF4190 domain-containing protein, giving the protein MTYGGDPFGPQMGDPFGGMDAGPSMGYGVPVSTGTPGFGTGMPGMPGFPPGVPPAQPKLNTYAVLSPIFGVLLPPAGIVLGHLALPQIKRTGERGRPSAIAGLVIGYVLTVALIILLILSSIFGWLFFASDDGPTQPLATTATTSKAGVTVAPSTKTVTATTKAPARRRDKIELSQATVGMCVEIQSRDTGAYALDLFQVDCESMSGVYTVVSIASSGSACNTTYAAEPPDRSFAVCLNKY
- a CDS encoding DUF4190 domain-containing protein; this translates as MTYGGGPYGGDPFGGDPFGGDPFGGGPSQPGGYQPASGGYGAPFGDAPMSTGYPGPGGFPAPTEPQGEVNTLATLSVVFAFVFAPVGALLGHLALNQIKERNQAGRRRAVLGLTLSYVIILLTIIALLVWLLLLRGHGESEPTVPHQSTTTTTRTTTTAPPRTSTSVVTVEPTTRPTVRVEELRVGDCVEIQNLRPNPEEGESAQFIKAYRASCEVRDGVFQVTDVVPTEAQCRTSMLYNHEKTVFACYVKYAG